One region of Nitrosopumilaceae archaeon genomic DNA includes:
- the rplM gene encoding 50S ribosomal protein L13, with product MAKQQTHTKTEVKQIQNIIVDGTNMIAGRLCSHVAKLLIDGNRVSIVNTENVMLSGDRDAIIKSYRKFLEIASINNPKFGPFHPRRPDTMITKMVRGMLPKKPSGKTAFKRLRAYLGVPNELKSMTTTQFEDSKIRKASPYYTSMGDLGKLVGWHE from the coding sequence TTGGCTAAACAACAAACCCATACAAAGACTGAAGTCAAACAAATTCAGAACATCATAGTGGATGGAACAAACATGATTGCAGGAAGACTGTGTTCACATGTAGCAAAACTATTGATTGATGGAAATCGAGTATCAATTGTAAACACTGAGAATGTCATGTTAAGCGGTGACAGAGATGCTATCATAAAATCATACAGGAAATTTTTAGAGATTGCAAGTATTAATAATCCAAAGTTTGGACCATTTCATCCAAGAAGACCAGATACCATGATAACCAAGATGGTAAGGGGTATGTTACCAAAAAAACCATCAGGAAAAACTGCATTCAAAAGACTAAGAGCATACTTGGGAGTACCAAATGAGCTTAAATCAATGACAACTACACAATTTGAAGATTCAAAGATTAGAAAAGCTTCTCCATACTATACCAGCATGGGAGATCTTGGAAAATTAGTGGGATGGCATGAATAA
- the rpsI gene encoding 30S ribosomal protein S9 codes for MVTRIESYFASRKSARAHVHIAKGAGMVRVNNIPVEIVQQETAREIMLAPLEVAGDLRDKIDLFVRVSGGGFMGQAYASSVAISRAMTGWTKSKKEPKDHPFTKTIREDLKKRLTDFDKHLLSGDDRRKEPKKFGGPSARRRKQKSYR; via the coding sequence ATGGTTACTAGAATAGAAAGTTATTTTGCATCAAGAAAATCTGCAAGAGCACATGTTCACATTGCAAAAGGAGCAGGCATGGTTAGAGTAAACAATATTCCAGTAGAAATAGTTCAACAAGAAACTGCAAGAGAAATAATGCTTGCACCATTAGAGGTTGCTGGAGATTTGAGAGATAAAATTGATCTTTTCGTGCGAGTAAGCGGTGGCGGTTTTATGGGACAAGCCTATGCATCTTCTGTAGCCATATCAAGAGCAATGACAGGTTGGACAAAATCAAAGAAAGAACCAAAGGATCATCCATTTACAAAAACAATTCGCGAGGATCTTAAAAAACGCCTTACTGATTTTGATAAACATCTTCTAAGCGGTGACGATAGGAGAAAAGAACCCAAGAAGTTTGGTGGGCCTAGTGCTAGAAGAAGAAAACAGAAATCATACAGGTAA
- the leuD gene encoding 3-isopropylmalate dehydratase small subunit → MERFKKIKSIVTPLDKVNVDTDQIIPKQFLKLVQKTGFGQYLFYDWRFENGDKPREDFVLNNSKYCDSKILLTRDNFGCGSSREHAAWALLDYGFRVIIAPSFADIFYNNCFKNGILPIRLDSQNVEKLFNNSSEIEVDLLNQTITNDIVIPFEIESHRKKTLLDGLDDIAVTLQYEDKITMYEKSKPKL, encoded by the coding sequence ATGGAACGATTTAAAAAAATAAAAAGCATTGTTACACCTCTTGATAAGGTAAATGTAGATACTGATCAGATAATTCCAAAACAATTTTTAAAACTAGTGCAAAAAACTGGGTTTGGTCAGTATTTATTTTATGATTGGAGGTTTGAAAACGGAGATAAACCAAGAGAAGATTTTGTCTTAAATAATTCAAAATATTGTGATTCAAAGATATTGCTTACAAGAGACAACTTTGGTTGCGGTTCTAGTAGAGAACACGCTGCATGGGCTTTGCTTGATTATGGATTTAGGGTAATTATAGCTCCGTCTTTTGCAGATATATTTTATAATAATTGTTTTAAAAATGGAATTTTACCAATAAGGCTTGACTCTCAAAATGTAGAGAAATTATTCAATAATTCATCTGAGATTGAAGTTGATTTACTAAACCAAACCATAACTAATGATATTGTTATTCCTTTTGAAATAGAAAGTCACAGAAAAAAGACTCTGCTTGACGGACTAGATGATATTGCTGTCACTTTACAATACGAAGATAAAATAACTATGTATGAAAAATCTAAACCCAAACTTTAG
- the leuC gene encoding 3-isopropylmalate dehydratase large subunit, which yields MSRTLAEKIWNSHIVLEQDNGPSLLYVDRHLIHEVTSPQAFDGLRMNKRMVRRTDLTFATMDHNVPTTDRSLPIVDQISSRQIQVLEKNCKDFGIELFDIHSPNQGIVHVIGPELGITLPGTTIVCGDSHTSTHGAFGALAFGIGTSDVEHVLATQCIWMEKPTTFEIKIEGKRKNPHAVTAKDIILSIIRQIGTAGGTGTIIEYRGETISDLTMEQRMTICNMSIEAGARAGLIAPDEKTFEFLRGKKYVPKNYDELVDYWHENLKSDAGAHFDKSFTLHADKISPQVSWGTNPAMTTDVTGTVPFPEEYSKGNPDEEKAAHKALQYMGLKPGMQITDISLDRIFIGSCTNSRLEDLIEASKIIKDKKISSKVRAMVVPGSQLVKKQAEQLGLDKIFKDAGFEWRESGCSMCLGMNPDILTSGERCASTSNRNFEGRQGAGGRTHLVSPIMAAAAALAGHFIDVRELNLN from the coding sequence ATGTCAAGAACACTAGCTGAAAAGATTTGGAATTCTCATATCGTATTAGAGCAGGATAATGGACCTTCCCTACTTTATGTAGATAGGCATCTTATTCATGAAGTAACATCGCCGCAGGCTTTTGATGGATTGAGAATGAATAAACGAATGGTAAGAAGAACCGACCTCACATTTGCTACAATGGATCACAATGTTCCAACAACTGACAGGTCGTTACCAATTGTAGATCAGATCTCTTCAAGGCAAATCCAAGTATTGGAAAAAAACTGTAAAGATTTTGGAATTGAATTATTTGATATTCATAGTCCGAATCAAGGAATAGTACATGTTATTGGTCCAGAGCTTGGTATAACATTGCCTGGCACCACAATTGTTTGTGGAGACAGCCATACTTCTACACATGGCGCCTTTGGTGCATTAGCATTTGGGATAGGAACAAGTGATGTGGAACATGTCTTGGCTACTCAATGTATCTGGATGGAAAAACCGACAACTTTTGAGATCAAAATAGAAGGCAAGAGAAAAAACCCACATGCTGTTACTGCAAAAGATATCATACTTTCTATTATACGACAGATAGGAACAGCTGGCGGAACTGGCACAATAATAGAGTATAGAGGAGAAACAATATCAGATCTTACGATGGAACAAAGAATGACAATTTGTAACATGTCTATTGAAGCAGGTGCAAGAGCTGGTCTTATTGCTCCTGACGAAAAAACATTCGAGTTCTTACGAGGAAAGAAATATGTTCCAAAAAATTACGATGAACTTGTAGATTATTGGCATGAAAATCTAAAAAGTGATGCAGGAGCACATTTTGATAAAAGCTTTACATTACACGCTGACAAGATATCGCCACAAGTATCATGGGGAACAAATCCTGCAATGACTACTGATGTAACAGGAACTGTGCCGTTTCCAGAAGAGTATTCTAAAGGAAATCCTGATGAAGAAAAGGCAGCACATAAAGCATTACAATACATGGGTCTCAAGCCAGGAATGCAAATCACAGACATTTCACTTGATCGAATCTTCATAGGTTCTTGTACGAATTCAAGATTAGAAGATTTGATTGAAGCATCAAAAATAATCAAGGATAAGAAGATCTCATCAAAGGTACGTGCAATGGTTGTACCAGGTTCACAACTTGTTAAAAAACAGGCAGAACAATTAGGACTAGACAAAATTTTCAAGGATGCAGGATTTGAATGGAGAGAATCAGGTTGTAGTATGTGTCTGGGAATGAATCCTGACATCTTGACATCTGGAGAGAGATGTGCTAGCACATCAAATAGAAATTTTGAGGGAAGACAAGGTGCAGGTGGAAGAACTCATCTAGTCAGTCCTATTATGGCAGCAGCTGCTGCACTAGCAGGACATTTTATTGATGTAAGAGAATTGAATTTGAATTAA
- the leuD gene encoding 3-isopropylmalate dehydratase small subunit (catalyzes the isomerization between 2-isopropylmalate and 3-isopropylmalate in leucine biosynthesis): protein MKGSVIKYEKDNIDTDVILPGPYLKIHDYKELAKHAMEGLDKDFHSKVKEGDFILAGRNFGCGSSREHAPIALSYSGIKAVLALSFARIFYRNAVDGAFLLPIEIDENAYKDISQSDTLEIDITKNEIKNLTKSRIYPMKPFPELIGKIVAAGGLFNYKP from the coding sequence ATGAAAGGTTCTGTAATAAAATATGAAAAAGACAACATCGATACGGATGTAATCCTTCCAGGTCCTTATCTTAAGATTCATGATTATAAGGAACTTGCAAAACACGCAATGGAAGGCTTGGATAAAGACTTTCACTCTAAAGTAAAAGAAGGTGATTTTATACTTGCAGGTCGCAATTTTGGGTGCGGTTCATCAAGAGAACATGCTCCAATAGCACTTTCGTATTCAGGAATAAAAGCAGTTCTGGCTTTGTCGTTTGCAAGAATATTTTACAGAAATGCAGTTGATGGTGCATTTTTGCTGCCAATAGAAATTGACGAAAATGCATACAAGGATATTTCACAAAGTGATACCCTGGAGATTGACATTACAAAAAATGAAATAAAAAATCTAACCAAAAGCAGGATTTATCCAATGAAGCCTTTTCCTGAATTAATTGGAAAGATTGTTGCTGCAGGTGGATTGTTCAATTACAAACCATAA
- a CDS encoding 3-isopropylmalate dehydratase large subunit: MGMNITEKILARASGKTSLAPDDVVFVNVDKVMIHDVSGPGVIAVFEKLKKQGMKIDKLWDPSKVWVAEDHFVPSADKISAQNIVLLTNFTKEFGISKHFKYGMGQYGICHTLSHEEAMVLPGEVYVGGDSHTNTTGALGAFAAGLGHTDVAYVLLNGKIWFKIPPTIYFKLNGKLPNHVMAKDFILKIIGDIGNDGAAYKTMQFGGSGVSEMSVEERLTLTNMTTEAGAKSGIIEPDKKLRDYLSTRGATKYKEVHGDQDAQYEKLYEYEASELEPTVAKPFSPENISVARDLSSIELDKAYIGSCTGAKLEDLRAVAKILKGRHVKIRTEILPAAISIFKKAMDEGLLKIFMDAGVMIGPPTCGACCGAHMGVLAKDEVCISTTNRNFPGRMGHLESKTYLASPLVAAASAVTGKITDPRDLK, translated from the coding sequence ATGGGAATGAACATAACAGAAAAGATACTTGCCAGAGCATCTGGAAAGACCAGTTTAGCTCCTGATGATGTCGTTTTTGTCAACGTAGACAAGGTAATGATTCATGATGTTTCTGGACCTGGAGTGATAGCAGTATTTGAAAAATTGAAAAAACAGGGTATGAAGATAGACAAGCTCTGGGATCCATCAAAAGTCTGGGTTGCAGAGGATCATTTCGTTCCTTCTGCTGATAAGATATCTGCTCAAAATATCGTACTTCTTACAAATTTTACAAAAGAGTTTGGAATTTCAAAACACTTCAAGTATGGAATGGGTCAGTACGGAATATGTCATACGTTATCGCATGAAGAGGCAATGGTATTACCAGGTGAAGTCTATGTAGGGGGAGATTCACATACTAATACTACAGGTGCACTTGGTGCATTTGCAGCAGGTCTTGGTCATACAGATGTTGCCTATGTTTTGTTAAATGGAAAGATATGGTTCAAAATACCTCCAACAATTTACTTTAAGCTAAATGGCAAATTACCAAATCATGTAATGGCAAAAGATTTCATACTGAAAATTATTGGTGATATCGGTAATGATGGTGCTGCATACAAAACAATGCAATTTGGAGGTAGTGGGGTTTCTGAAATGTCAGTTGAAGAACGTCTTACTTTAACAAACATGACGACAGAAGCGGGAGCAAAAAGTGGAATCATAGAACCAGATAAAAAACTTAGAGATTATTTATCTACTAGAGGTGCAACAAAATACAAAGAAGTTCATGGAGACCAGGACGCACAATATGAAAAGTTATACGAATACGAAGCATCTGAACTTGAACCAACTGTTGCAAAACCATTCTCTCCAGAAAATATTTCAGTAGCACGGGATTTGTCCTCAATTGAGCTAGACAAAGCGTACATTGGTTCTTGTACTGGTGCCAAGCTTGAAGACCTAAGAGCAGTAGCAAAGATTCTCAAAGGAAGACATGTAAAAATTAGAACCGAGATCTTGCCAGCTGCAATTTCAATCTTCAAAAAGGCAATGGACGAAGGACTCCTTAAAATTTTTATGGATGCTGGAGTGATGATTGGTCCACCAACTTGTGGTGCTTGTTGTGGAGCGCACATGGGAGTCCTAGCAAAAGACGAGGTTTGCATCAGTACCACAAATCGTAATTTTCCAGGAAGAATGGGACATTTAGAATCAAAAACATATCTTGCATCACCGCTTGTTGCAGCAGCATCAGCTGTCACTGGAAAGATAACCGATCCGAGGGATTTGAAATGA
- a CDS encoding PQQ-dependent sugar dehydrogenase, translating to MKFWLFLIFVLSSCIILSAYSQPSIKDNDFVVQKYVSDICCSPTTMGFVDKNNILVLEKTSGNVTLIRDGVQQGPILHENVTSIGEQGMLGITNVGTKVYLYFTQSSFNGGPPLGKRIYSYDWNGSALIHKTLVKNFPQTQTYHNGGAMTTDLNGSVYIVLGDAGQYGKLQNQPIGEPNDTGVIWRVAPTGPYYAIGIRNSFGLTVDPVTGKLWDTENGPDFGDEVNIVPPNFNSGWDIIQGPANKTTLYKPKGGSDLTGWGIITGSTNKTTLAQLPNYPGYTYHDPQFTWMKTVAPTGIAFVNSPQFEKYKNSVFVGDCNNGNLYRFQLNDNRDGFVFKSPQLADKVVGWGDSMDEIIFGTGFGCMSDVIAGPDGLLYIVSLSDGAIYRIIPNSTTQNFMSNNFMQYLLYFLIVPAVVIAAIYIRKDKK from the coding sequence GTGAAATTCTGGTTATTTTTGATTTTTGTATTATCTTCCTGCATAATTTTATCTGCATATTCTCAACCTAGCATAAAAGACAATGATTTTGTAGTTCAAAAATATGTTTCAGACATTTGTTGTAGTCCAACCACAATGGGTTTTGTAGACAAAAACAATATCCTAGTGTTAGAAAAAACTTCAGGCAATGTTACTCTTATACGAGATGGCGTACAACAAGGACCAATACTTCATGAAAATGTCACAAGCATAGGAGAACAAGGAATGCTTGGAATCACTAATGTTGGAACTAAGGTATATCTTTACTTTACACAATCTTCATTCAATGGAGGACCGCCATTAGGGAAGAGGATTTATAGCTATGATTGGAATGGAAGTGCGCTTATACATAAAACCCTTGTAAAGAATTTTCCACAGACACAAACCTACCATAATGGCGGAGCCATGACTACTGATCTGAATGGCTCTGTATACATTGTTCTTGGAGATGCTGGACAATATGGAAAACTGCAGAATCAGCCAATTGGTGAACCAAATGATACGGGTGTTATTTGGCGTGTTGCTCCTACTGGACCGTATTATGCAATTGGTATTAGAAACAGTTTTGGTTTAACCGTTGATCCTGTAACTGGAAAACTTTGGGATACAGAAAACGGTCCTGACTTTGGCGATGAGGTTAACATTGTACCACCAAACTTTAACAGCGGCTGGGATATCATCCAAGGTCCTGCAAATAAAACCACACTTTACAAGCCTAAAGGAGGGAGTGACCTTACTGGATGGGGTATTATCACGGGGTCTACAAATAAAACTACATTAGCACAACTTCCAAACTATCCAGGATATACTTATCATGATCCACAATTCACTTGGATGAAAACGGTTGCGCCAACAGGAATAGCATTTGTTAATTCTCCGCAATTTGAAAAATATAAAAACAGTGTGTTTGTCGGAGATTGTAACAATGGTAATTTATACAGATTTCAATTAAATGATAACAGAGATGGTTTTGTTTTCAAATCACCTCAACTAGCTGATAAAGTTGTAGGCTGGGGTGACTCCATGGATGAGATAATATTCGGTACAGGATTTGGATGCATGAGTGATGTCATTGCAGGGCCAGATGGTCTATTGTATATTGTTTCATTATCAGATGGTGCAATCTACAGGATAATTCCTAATTCAACAACACAAAATTTTATGTCGAATAACTTTATGCAATATCTGCTTTATTTCCTAATTGTGCCTGCAGTGGTTATTGCTGCCATATACATAAGAAAAGACAAGAAATAA
- a CDS encoding coenzyme F420-0:L-glutamate ligase, which translates to MSLSVYPIKSEVKTEAFDLFESLISSLQRTKIMVENGDVIIISSKFVANSQDRVIDYEYVVPSEESRSLGKKFQINPKIAEIILRESDTIFGGVPGFVITSSDNIMAPNAGIDKSNAQKGKIILYPIDAYRVAEQLRRKIFLKYSIHVGVIIIDSRLMPARVGTVGVAIACTGIEPLSDIRGQKDLFGNPLKVTFQAVADNLSSIANLKMGEGSDAIPFCIIKNSEAQITDRKISQHEMTISYDQCVYVRGLGTKN; encoded by the coding sequence ATGTCTCTTTCTGTTTATCCTATAAAATCAGAGGTAAAAACAGAAGCCTTTGATCTCTTTGAATCCTTGATTAGTTCTTTGCAAAGAACCAAGATCATGGTGGAAAATGGAGACGTAATCATAATTTCAAGCAAGTTTGTTGCAAATTCTCAAGATAGGGTTATTGATTATGAATATGTTGTCCCATCTGAGGAATCCAGATCCCTTGGTAAAAAATTTCAAATCAATCCCAAGATTGCAGAAATCATACTGCGAGAATCTGATACTATTTTTGGCGGCGTACCTGGATTTGTAATTACATCATCTGATAACATCATGGCCCCAAATGCAGGAATTGACAAATCAAATGCACAAAAAGGAAAGATAATTCTGTATCCCATAGATGCATATCGTGTTGCAGAACAACTGCGACGAAAAATTTTCTTAAAATATTCGATACATGTTGGTGTTATAATTATAGACAGTAGGTTAATGCCTGCAAGAGTTGGTACAGTTGGTGTTGCCATTGCATGTACAGGAATAGAACCATTATCTGACATACGGGGTCAAAAAGATCTTTTTGGAAATCCGCTTAAAGTTACATTTCAGGCAGTAGCTGATAACCTTTCATCAATAGCAAATCTCAAGATGGGTGAGGGCTCTGATGCCATCCCATTTTGCATAATAAAAAACTCAGAGGCACAAATAACAGATAGGAAAATAAGCCAGCATGAGATGACCATCTCATATGACCAGTGTGTCTACGTTCGTGGACTAGGAACGAAAAACTAG
- a CDS encoding 2-oxoacid:ferredoxin oxidoreductase subunit beta has product MVSNLSDYKTEVHNDWCPGCGDFGIVNAIQMALAEMEVPRDKAAIFSGVGCSGKTSHFVNVYGIHTLHGRVMTFAQGAKLANPEMTIIAAGGDGDGLGIGAGHFVAAGRRNVDMTYIIFNNGVYGLTKGQASPTLKLGLKTKSLPEPNVNQAVNPIALAIASGFTFVARGYAYDVRQLKDLIIAAVKHRGLAFLDVLQPCPTYNDINTRDWFSGMDNINEMTKKPQSRIYKLEDTNYDPIVHIDSQEEENEKLTQALIKSNEWCEKIPTGIFYQNELIAPYDQRIADRIPNYLENPPSAQEITSNGKPITDISKMLDSLQI; this is encoded by the coding sequence ATGGTGTCTAATTTATCAGATTACAAGACAGAGGTCCACAATGACTGGTGCCCTGGGTGTGGAGACTTCGGGATTGTAAATGCAATACAAATGGCACTAGCAGAAATGGAAGTTCCAAGAGACAAGGCTGCTATTTTTTCAGGAGTTGGTTGTTCAGGAAAAACATCTCATTTTGTAAATGTCTATGGAATACATACTTTGCATGGACGAGTCATGACATTTGCACAGGGTGCCAAGCTTGCAAATCCTGAGATGACAATTATTGCAGCAGGAGGAGATGGGGATGGATTGGGAATTGGAGCTGGACACTTTGTTGCAGCTGGCAGAAGAAATGTTGACATGACATACATCATCTTCAATAATGGAGTGTATGGCTTGACAAAAGGACAAGCCTCTCCAACTTTGAAGCTAGGGTTGAAAACAAAATCACTTCCGGAACCTAATGTTAACCAAGCTGTAAATCCAATAGCACTTGCAATTGCCAGCGGCTTTACATTTGTTGCACGAGGATATGCTTATGATGTAAGACAACTAAAAGATTTGATTATTGCTGCAGTAAAACATAGAGGATTGGCATTTTTGGATGTCCTTCAACCATGTCCAACATACAACGACATCAACACAAGAGATTGGTTTTCAGGAATGGATAATATCAACGAGATGACAAAAAAACCACAGTCAAGAATATACAAGCTTGAAGACACAAACTATGATCCTATTGTGCATATTGATTCACAAGAAGAAGAAAATGAAAAGCTGACGCAGGCATTAATCAAATCAAATGAATGGTGTGAAAAAATACCAACAGGCATATTCTATCAAAATGAGCTTATTGCTCCATATGATCAAAGAATTGCGGACAGGATTCCAAACTATCTTGAGAATCCTCCATCTGCTCAGGAAATTACATCTAACGGTAAACCAATCACAGACATCTCAAAAATGTTGGACTCACTACAAATCTAA